Proteins encoded together in one Chitinophaga sp. LS1 window:
- a CDS encoding DUF1080 domain-containing protein, translating to MKKLILPFIIIILLACNNTNSSSKHDSVTVIRKDTTTEYFDTTAMNILSETERVEGWQLMFNGKDLSGWHLYQHKTGGAWSADSGMLHCRGDKDFKANRADLTSDSTYENFELFLEWKIAPQGNSGIIYLASEEYPAPFMSGPEYQLIDANNFPEKLEDWQLTGCNYAMSAPLVNATRPAGVWNHARIVVYHGHVEHWLNGQKTADYVIGSKEWKAEKEKGKWKDAKGYGATKNGFIDLQDHGSEIWFKNIKIKRLL from the coding sequence ATGAAGAAACTCATCCTACCTTTCATTATCATCATTCTGCTGGCATGTAATAATACCAATAGCAGCAGCAAACATGATTCAGTAACTGTGATCAGAAAAGATACCACGACTGAATATTTTGATACAACGGCAATGAATATACTGAGTGAAACAGAACGGGTAGAAGGATGGCAGTTAATGTTCAATGGAAAAGATCTGAGTGGCTGGCATCTTTACCAGCACAAGACAGGAGGTGCATGGTCCGCAGATAGCGGTATGTTGCATTGCAGGGGAGATAAGGATTTCAAAGCGAACCGTGCAGATCTGACTTCTGACAGTACATATGAAAACTTTGAATTGTTTTTGGAATGGAAGATTGCACCGCAGGGTAATAGTGGTATCATCTATTTAGCATCAGAAGAATATCCGGCTCCTTTTATGAGCGGACCAGAATATCAGCTGATCGATGCGAACAACTTTCCTGAGAAGTTGGAAGACTGGCAACTAACGGGGTGTAATTATGCGATGAGTGCGCCATTGGTGAATGCAACGCGGCCGGCAGGTGTGTGGAACCATGCCCGGATTGTGGTGTATCATGGTCATGTGGAGCATTGGCTGAATGGGCAGAAGACAGCAGATTATGTAATCGGGTCAAAGGAGTGGAAAGCAGAAAAGGAGAAAGGAAAGTGGAAGGACGCTAAAGGGTATGGTGCTACGAAAAATGGATTTATCGATTTGCAGGATCACGGAAGTGAGATCTGGTTTAAGAATATTAAAATAAAACGGCTATTATAG
- a CDS encoding methylmalonyl-CoA mutase family protein, whose translation MTDIPAHKIRIVTAAALFDGHDAAINIMRRIMQSQGAEVIHLGHNRSAAEIVDCAIQEDAQGIAITSYQGGHVEFFKYIYDLLHEKDCGHIKIFGGGGGTILPSEIEELHAYGITRLYSPDDGRQMGLEGMIADVIRQCNFATLQQLNGELAQLPEQNNHLIAAAITAAESDQLSLPKPVKGSMVLGITGTGGAGKSSVTDELVRRFLHAFTDKTIAVISVDPSKKKTGGALLGDRIRMNAIHHPRAYMRSLATRDSDKAISAHIQEAIDICRLARFDLIILETSGIGQSDTAIIDHCDVSLYVMTPEYGAASQLEKINMLDYADVIAINKFDKAGALDALQDVKRQYKRAHQLWNAADSDLPIVGTIASQFNDAGINQLFQKLLTALKLPATKDDGHSPTTRTQIIPPSRARYLAEIVTSLEEYDNWVKEQCTIATKLYQLNGSISLLKQPHLQQQLQNIADQLKKELHPDCSQLLEEWPALQQQYKGDHYSFTVREKTINLPLFTESLAGLRIPRISLPTYKDWGDQLRWLLTENIPGAFPYAAGVFPMKREGEDPTRMFAGEGGPERTNKRFHYVSAGQPARRLSTAFDSVTLYGEDPGFRPDIYGKVGNSGVSIATVDDAKKLYSGFDLCDPMTSVSMTINGPAPILLAFFMNAAIDQECEKYMAKQGIQEDVKNGPKYAGELPEGNNGLGLKLLGISGDKVLPADVYANIKAKALSAVRGTVQADILKEDQAQNTCIFSTEFALKLMGDVQQYFIEEKVRNFYAVSISGYHIAEAGANPITQLAFTLANGFTYVEYYLSRGMKINDFAPNLSFFFSNGMDPEYAVIGRVARRIWAKAIKYKYKGNDRSQKLKYHIQTSGRSLHAQEIDFNDIRTTLQALYAIYDNCNSLHTNAYDEAITTPTEESVRRAMAIQLIINRELGTAKNENPIQGSFFIEELTDLVEEAVMAEFNRITERGGVLGAMERMYQRNKIQEESLHYESLKHSGAYPIIGVNTFLNAKGSPTIIPSEVIRSTKEEKDFQIHTLEAFHQRHASESVEALKKLQEVVIENGNIFSELMETVKYCSLGQITHALYEVGGQYRRNM comes from the coding sequence ATGACTGATATTCCAGCGCATAAAATTCGAATAGTTACAGCAGCAGCACTCTTTGACGGCCATGATGCAGCGATCAATATCATGCGCAGGATCATGCAATCACAGGGGGCCGAAGTAATTCACCTGGGCCACAACCGCTCCGCTGCCGAAATTGTGGACTGTGCCATACAGGAAGATGCCCAGGGCATAGCCATCACCTCTTACCAGGGCGGGCATGTCGAATTCTTTAAATACATATATGACCTGCTGCACGAAAAAGACTGCGGACATATTAAAATATTCGGAGGCGGCGGTGGTACCATTCTTCCCTCCGAAATAGAGGAATTGCATGCCTATGGCATCACACGCCTCTACTCTCCCGACGATGGCCGGCAAATGGGGCTGGAAGGCATGATCGCCGATGTAATCAGGCAATGCAACTTCGCGACTTTACAACAGCTAAATGGCGAACTAGCTCAACTACCGGAGCAAAACAATCACCTTATTGCTGCAGCGATCACTGCTGCCGAAAGTGATCAGTTGTCACTGCCAAAACCTGTAAAAGGCAGTATGGTACTGGGTATAACAGGTACTGGCGGTGCAGGCAAAAGTAGTGTGACCGACGAACTGGTACGTCGTTTTCTACACGCATTTACAGACAAAACCATTGCTGTTATATCAGTAGATCCTTCTAAAAAGAAGACGGGTGGCGCCTTGCTGGGAGATCGTATCCGCATGAATGCCATACATCACCCCAGGGCCTATATGCGCTCCCTGGCCACCCGCGATAGCGATAAGGCCATCAGTGCGCATATACAGGAAGCAATAGACATCTGCCGTCTGGCCCGTTTTGACCTCATTATTCTTGAAACTTCTGGTATCGGACAGAGTGATACGGCTATTATCGATCACTGCGATGTATCGCTCTATGTAATGACACCTGAATACGGTGCCGCCAGCCAGCTTGAAAAGATTAACATGCTGGATTATGCGGATGTGATTGCGATCAATAAATTCGATAAAGCCGGTGCACTCGATGCTTTGCAGGATGTAAAGCGGCAATACAAAAGAGCACACCAGCTGTGGAATGCAGCGGATAGTGATTTGCCTATCGTGGGTACGATCGCGTCACAGTTCAATGATGCAGGTATCAACCAGTTGTTTCAAAAACTGTTGACGGCATTGAAATTACCTGCTACTAAAGATGACGGTCATTCTCCGACAACACGCACACAGATCATCCCTCCTTCACGGGCACGCTACCTTGCAGAAATTGTGACTTCGTTGGAAGAATATGACAACTGGGTAAAAGAACAATGTACGATTGCCACTAAACTGTACCAGCTGAATGGTAGTATCAGTTTGCTGAAACAACCGCACTTACAACAACAATTGCAAAACATCGCAGATCAGTTGAAAAAAGAACTACATCCTGATTGTAGTCAGTTATTGGAAGAATGGCCTGCTTTACAACAACAATATAAGGGAGATCACTATTCATTCACGGTAAGAGAGAAGACAATCAACCTCCCACTCTTTACAGAAAGTCTTGCCGGTTTACGCATTCCCAGAATCAGTCTGCCTACTTACAAGGATTGGGGCGATCAGCTGCGCTGGTTACTCACTGAAAATATACCGGGGGCATTCCCTTATGCTGCAGGTGTATTTCCGATGAAGAGAGAAGGTGAAGATCCTACCCGCATGTTTGCAGGAGAAGGAGGACCGGAACGTACGAATAAAAGGTTCCATTATGTATCTGCAGGTCAGCCGGCAAGGCGCCTGAGTACCGCATTTGACAGTGTCACATTGTATGGGGAAGATCCGGGTTTCAGACCGGATATTTATGGCAAGGTGGGAAATTCAGGTGTGAGCATAGCAACAGTGGATGATGCGAAGAAACTTTATAGCGGCTTTGACCTGTGCGACCCCATGACGTCTGTATCTATGACTATAAATGGCCCCGCTCCCATCCTGCTGGCGTTTTTTATGAATGCGGCGATTGATCAGGAGTGTGAAAAGTATATGGCGAAACAAGGCATTCAGGAAGATGTGAAGAACGGACCAAAGTATGCCGGCGAACTGCCGGAAGGGAATAATGGATTGGGATTAAAACTACTGGGTATTTCCGGCGACAAGGTATTGCCTGCCGATGTATATGCCAATATAAAAGCAAAGGCGCTGAGTGCTGTGAGAGGCACCGTGCAGGCAGATATACTCAAAGAAGACCAGGCACAGAATACCTGTATCTTCTCTACTGAGTTTGCATTGAAGTTGATGGGCGATGTACAGCAGTATTTCATAGAGGAAAAGGTGAGGAATTTTTATGCTGTGAGTATATCTGGTTATCATATCGCGGAGGCTGGTGCGAATCCCATCACACAGCTGGCGTTTACGCTCGCGAATGGGTTTACATATGTGGAGTATTACCTGAGCAGGGGTATGAAGATCAACGATTTTGCACCGAACCTTTCGTTCTTCTTTAGTAATGGAATGGATCCGGAGTATGCGGTGATCGGGCGTGTGGCAAGGCGCATCTGGGCCAAGGCCATTAAATACAAGTATAAGGGAAATGATCGTTCACAAAAACTGAAGTATCATATACAAACGTCTGGACGGAGCCTGCATGCGCAGGAAATAGATTTCAATGATATCCGCACTACCCTGCAGGCGTTATACGCGATTTATGATAATTGTAATTCACTGCATACAAATGCATACGATGAAGCAATTACTACGCCTACTGAAGAGAGTGTGCGAAGAGCAATGGCGATACAACTGATCATCAACAGAGAATTAGGGACTGCCAAAAATGAGAATCCCATACAGGGGTCTTTCTTCATTGAAGAGTTGACAGACCTGGTGGAAGAGGCAGTGATGGCGGAGTTCAACAGGATTACAGAGAGAGGCGGGGTATTGGGAGCGATGGAGCGGATGTACCAGCGGAATAAGATACAGGAAGAGAGTTTGCATTATGAATCGTTGAAGCATAGTGGCGCATATCCGATTATTGGGGTCAATACATTTTTGAATGCAAAGGGATCGCCTACGATCATTCCTTCGGAGGTGATCAGGAGTACGAAAGAGGAGAAGGATTTTCAGATACATACGTTGGAGGCTTTTCATCAGCGGCATGCATCGGAAAGTGTTGAAGCATTGAAAAAATTACAAGAGGTGGTTATTGAGAATGGGAATATTTTTTCTGAGTTGATGGAGACGGTGAAGTATTGCTCACTGGGACAGATCACGCATGCTTTGTATGAAGTGGGTGGGCAGTATAGAAGAAATATGTAA
- a CDS encoding superoxide dismutase — MAFTLPSLPYATDALEPNIDKQTMEIHHGKHHQAYVDNLNKAIAGTENENKSLEELVAIAGTLSPAIRNNGGGHWNHSFFWTILGPNAGGEPTGKLADAIKSTFGSFEEFKEKFNAAGTTRFGSGWAWLLINGGKLEISSTPNQDNPLMDVAEVKGTPILGVDVWEHAYYLKYQNRRPDYLKAFWNVVNWDAVSKRYEAAL, encoded by the coding sequence ATGGCATTTACACTTCCGAGCTTACCGTACGCTACCGACGCCCTGGAACCAAATATTGATAAGCAGACAATGGAAATTCACCATGGTAAGCACCATCAGGCATATGTTGATAACCTGAACAAAGCAATTGCCGGTACTGAAAATGAAAATAAATCCCTGGAAGAACTGGTTGCTATCGCTGGTACACTGAGCCCAGCGATCAGAAACAATGGCGGTGGTCACTGGAACCACAGCTTCTTCTGGACTATTCTTGGTCCTAATGCAGGTGGTGAGCCTACTGGCAAACTGGCTGATGCGATCAAGAGCACTTTCGGTTCTTTCGAAGAATTCAAAGAAAAATTCAATGCTGCCGGTACTACCCGCTTTGGTTCTGGTTGGGCCTGGTTGCTGATAAATGGTGGCAAACTGGAGATTTCTTCTACACCTAACCAGGATAATCCCCTGATGGATGTAGCTGAAGTAAAAGGTACACCAATCTTAGGTGTGGATGTATGGGAACATGCTTACTACCTGAAATATCAGAACCGTCGTCCTGATTATCTGAAGGCGTTCTGGAATGTTGTAAACTGGGATGCAGTTAGCAAACGTTACGAAGCTGCGCTTTAA
- a CDS encoding SPFH domain-containing protein: MGTIAIILIVLALLVVFSSFVTIQQGTIGVTTIFGKYNRILFPGLNFKVPLVEKVFKRVSIQNRSVELEFQAITVDQANVYFKAMLLYSVWNQEENTIKNVAFKFLDERSFMQALVRTIEGSIRGFVATKRQSEVLGLRRDITEHVKEQIDLTLEGWGYHLQDLQMNDITFDDAIMKSMAQVVASNNLKAAAENEGQALLITKTKAAEAEGNAIKIAAEAERQAAQLRGMGVALFREEVAKGMSMAAKEMQQANLDTSVILFSMWTEAIKHFSENSKGNVIFLDGSSEGMEQTMKQLMALNKLQVK, encoded by the coding sequence ATGGGTACAATCGCTATTATTTTAATTGTTTTAGCCCTGTTGGTGGTATTCTCAAGTTTTGTGACCATACAGCAAGGTACTATTGGGGTGACCACGATCTTTGGAAAGTATAACCGTATTTTGTTCCCCGGACTTAATTTCAAAGTGCCCCTTGTTGAAAAAGTATTCAAACGTGTTTCCATTCAGAATCGCTCGGTAGAGCTGGAATTCCAGGCCATTACTGTTGACCAGGCAAATGTTTACTTCAAAGCTATGTTGCTGTATTCCGTATGGAATCAGGAGGAAAATACCATCAAAAATGTGGCTTTTAAGTTCCTGGACGAGCGTAGTTTTATGCAGGCGCTGGTACGTACCATTGAGGGTTCTATCCGCGGATTTGTGGCTACTAAAAGGCAATCAGAGGTATTGGGATTGCGTCGTGATATCACAGAACATGTGAAAGAACAGATTGACCTGACACTGGAAGGATGGGGATATCACCTGCAGGATCTGCAGATGAATGATATCACTTTTGATGATGCGATTATGAAATCTATGGCGCAGGTAGTGGCGTCTAATAACCTGAAAGCTGCGGCTGAAAATGAGGGGCAGGCATTGCTGATCACCAAGACGAAAGCTGCGGAAGCTGAGGGTAATGCGATCAAGATTGCAGCGGAAGCTGAACGTCAGGCAGCACAGCTGCGTGGTATGGGTGTGGCGCTGTTCCGTGAAGAGGTGGCAAAAGGTATGTCTATGGCGGCGAAGGAAATGCAGCAGGCGAATTTGGATACGTCTGTGATCTTGTTCTCTATGTGGACGGAGGCGATCAAGCACTTCTCTGAGAATTCGAAGGGTAATGTGATCTTCCTGGATGGGTCTTCTGAAGGGATGGAGCAGACAATGAAGCAGTTGATGGCGTTGAATAAACTCCAGGTAAAATAA
- a CDS encoding LuxR C-terminal-related transcriptional regulator yields the protein MLTDSDMGQNYSLNALQKENELLKTRIKWLETLLDHVPAMLYTHQNDIKTVNWCNRYMEDVTGYTLEEMSGMGLDFFKAIMHPEDFDLAVIAQQSFQENKSVFGGVLRFRKRDTEHWCWLVGLAMPFTRDENGKVKDVICAFLDLTLAMDTNDQLAEAMREVLRRHNDDLLAKLTAREKEILKLAVGGLNNKEIADTLNLSRHTVETHRKNIRLKLKVRNTTELVALARKVGYQ from the coding sequence ATGTTGACAGACTCGGACATGGGCCAAAATTACTCCCTCAACGCCTTACAAAAGGAAAATGAACTATTGAAGACACGGATCAAGTGGCTCGAAACCTTATTGGACCATGTACCCGCTATGTTATACACTCATCAGAATGATATTAAGACTGTCAACTGGTGTAACCGCTATATGGAAGATGTGACGGGTTATACACTGGAAGAGATGAGTGGGATGGGGCTTGATTTTTTCAAAGCGATCATGCACCCGGAGGACTTTGATCTGGCGGTTATTGCCCAGCAATCATTTCAGGAAAACAAAAGTGTATTTGGCGGAGTGTTACGATTTCGTAAACGGGATACGGAGCACTGGTGCTGGCTGGTAGGATTGGCGATGCCATTTACAAGGGATGAAAATGGCAAGGTAAAAGATGTGATTTGCGCCTTTCTGGATCTGACACTGGCAATGGATACAAACGATCAGCTGGCCGAAGCGATGAGAGAGGTGCTACGCAGGCATAACGACGATCTGCTGGCCAAACTCACAGCAAGAGAAAAGGAAATCCTCAAACTGGCCGTCGGGGGCCTGAACAATAAAGAAATAGCCGACACCCTCAACCTGAGCCGACATACGGTTGAAACCCACCGGAAAAATATCCGGTTAAAACTTAAAGTTAGGAATACTACTGAATTAGTAGCCCTGGCAAGAAAGGTTGGGTATCAGTAA
- the ligA gene encoding NAD-dependent DNA ligase LigA yields MYTKEIEITLAQLAKQLLAQLQKKESPSSIDETLENLRRVILYNDWRYYVQSDPVLSDFEYDQLFAWLKQLETAHPDLISPDSPTQRVALGLNKAFPTVQHLVPMLSLENSYNADDLLDWDRKAREISGLTDIEYCIEPKFDGASISLIYENDRLTRGATRGDGVAGDDITTNIRQIRSIPLTANFSKFGIHTIEIRGEVLINKSTFKAFNDQRVAENLPPLANPRNAASGSLRMVDPKEVAKRGLEAFLYHMSYHTMEDGQTEPKEIQTHSNTLDMLTQLGFRSPAKEKKVVKGIQAVIDYVLAFENERDNLPYEIDGMVIKVNDYELQDKLGMTTHHPRWAMAYKFKARQATSKLRDVEFQVGRTGSITPVAKIDPVPIGGVTVGSISLFNEDVIREKDLKLGDTVLVERAGDVIPYIVKSVADLRDGSEKEIVFPKECPVCKEPLFKPEGESVWRCININCEAQVVERMIHFVSKDAMDIKSFGESNVRKFYGLELMRDIPGIYTIDFSKLEQLEGFGKKSLTNLQTAIEASKTQPLHRLIFGLGIRYVGETTAKTLANAISYLPDFKDWTEEQLLALEDIGPKVAGSIKQFFATPENLDMLKHLEELGLNLKSTRSDHPVGGTFDGQTFLFTGTLNKLKRSDAEAMVEQQGGKILSGVSSKLNYLVVGDDAGSKLEKAKKINTIHILSEDEFLNLINQQQG; encoded by the coding sequence ATGTATACGAAAGAAATAGAAATCACTTTAGCGCAATTAGCGAAGCAACTGTTAGCTCAATTGCAAAAAAAAGAAAGCCCCTCCTCCATTGATGAAACTTTGGAAAACCTCCGTCGTGTCATACTCTACAATGACTGGCGCTATTATGTACAGAGCGATCCTGTGCTGAGCGATTTTGAATATGATCAGCTCTTTGCATGGTTGAAACAGCTGGAAACGGCTCATCCGGACCTTATAAGCCCGGACTCCCCTACCCAGCGCGTAGCCCTGGGGCTTAACAAAGCCTTTCCGACGGTACAGCACCTGGTACCCATGCTGAGCCTGGAAAACTCTTACAATGCCGATGACCTGCTGGACTGGGACCGCAAAGCCCGGGAAATCAGCGGCCTCACCGATATAGAATATTGCATAGAGCCCAAATTCGATGGTGCCAGTATATCATTAATATATGAAAACGATCGCCTGACCCGGGGCGCTACCCGGGGCGACGGTGTGGCAGGCGATGATATTACCACCAATATCCGCCAGATCCGCTCTATCCCCCTCACGGCCAACTTTTCGAAATTTGGTATCCATACCATCGAAATCCGTGGCGAGGTATTAATTAATAAGAGCACTTTCAAAGCCTTTAATGACCAGCGTGTTGCCGAAAACCTGCCGCCACTGGCCAATCCCCGTAATGCCGCCTCAGGTTCCCTCCGCATGGTAGACCCGAAGGAAGTGGCGAAACGGGGCCTGGAAGCCTTCCTTTACCACATGAGCTATCATACTATGGAAGACGGGCAGACTGAACCAAAGGAGATCCAAACCCATAGCAATACCCTGGATATGCTGACCCAACTGGGCTTTCGCTCTCCCGCTAAGGAGAAAAAGGTCGTAAAAGGCATTCAGGCAGTGATCGATTATGTGCTGGCTTTCGAAAATGAAAGGGATAACCTTCCATATGAAATAGATGGAATGGTAATAAAAGTAAATGATTACGAACTGCAGGATAAACTGGGTATGACTACCCACCACCCCCGCTGGGCCATGGCGTACAAGTTCAAAGCCCGCCAGGCCACCAGCAAACTGAGGGATGTGGAATTCCAGGTAGGTCGTACCGGTTCTATTACCCCTGTGGCCAAGATCGATCCTGTACCCATTGGTGGTGTTACAGTTGGTTCCATTTCATTATTTAATGAAGATGTAATCCGTGAAAAGGATTTGAAACTTGGTGATACCGTCCTGGTGGAAAGAGCCGGCGATGTGATCCCTTATATCGTAAAGTCAGTCGCTGACCTGCGGGATGGTTCTGAAAAGGAAATTGTATTCCCTAAAGAATGCCCGGTATGTAAAGAGCCACTTTTCAAACCGGAAGGTGAAAGCGTATGGCGTTGTATCAATATTAACTGCGAAGCGCAGGTGGTAGAAAGAATGATCCACTTCGTAAGCAAAGATGCGATGGACATCAAGAGTTTTGGGGAAAGCAATGTCCGTAAGTTTTACGGGCTGGAGCTGATGCGCGATATTCCGGGTATCTATACCATCGACTTTAGCAAACTGGAACAACTGGAAGGATTTGGAAAGAAATCACTCACTAACCTGCAAACAGCGATCGAAGCCTCCAAGACCCAGCCTTTGCACCGCCTGATCTTTGGTTTGGGTATCCGCTATGTGGGCGAAACCACCGCCAAGACACTGGCAAATGCCATCAGTTACCTGCCGGATTTCAAAGACTGGACAGAAGAACAATTGCTTGCGCTGGAAGATATAGGACCAAAAGTAGCTGGCAGTATCAAACAGTTCTTCGCTACGCCGGAAAACCTGGATATGCTGAAACACCTGGAAGAATTAGGGCTGAACCTGAAAAGCACCCGTTCAGATCATCCGGTGGGTGGTACATTCGACGGACAAACATTCCTCTTTACCGGTACGCTCAATAAGCTGAAACGTAGTGATGCAGAAGCCATGGTAGAACAGCAGGGTGGTAAGATCCTGAGTGGGGTATCCAGCAAGCTGAATTACCTTGTGGTAGGTGACGATGCAGGCAGTAAACTGGAAAAAGCGAAAAAGATCAATACAATACACATCCTGAGTGAGGATGAATTTTTAAACCTGATAAATCAGCAGCAGGGATGA
- a CDS encoding nucleoside deaminase → MTDEFYMQQAMREARKAFDEGEVPVGAIVVLNDKIIGRGSNQVEKLNDCTAHAEMLALTAAFNFLGSKYLMEATLYVTLEPCLMCAGALYWSKIGRIVYAAKDEKNSYRKSTGEANPFHPKTKVEQGPGEAESLQLVKTFFAQRR, encoded by the coding sequence ATGACGGATGAGTTTTATATGCAGCAGGCTATGCGTGAGGCCCGCAAAGCCTTTGATGAAGGAGAAGTACCTGTGGGGGCTATTGTCGTTCTCAATGATAAGATCATTGGGCGTGGCAGCAACCAGGTAGAGAAACTGAATGACTGTACTGCACATGCAGAAATGCTGGCGCTGACTGCGGCTTTCAATTTTTTAGGTAGCAAATACCTGATGGAAGCTACACTTTATGTAACGCTGGAACCCTGTCTGATGTGCGCGGGGGCGCTGTATTGGAGTAAGATCGGCCGCATTGTATATGCAGCAAAAGATGAAAAGAACAGTTACAGAAAATCTACCGGAGAGGCGAATCCTTTTCATCCCAAGACAAAGGTTGAACAAGGGCCCGGCGAGGCAGAAAGCCTGCAATTAGTAAAGACATTCTTTGCACAAAGAAGATAA
- a CDS encoding S41 family peptidase, whose protein sequence is MRAFFQRKRRIVVILVLLIIGATGIKAYSDKDKYFEIAKNLDIFAAFYRELNTYYVDDLPPEKLMHKGIDAILEETDPYTDFIPEENLDELKFMATGKYGGVGISVITDSIRTVVTDIYEGSPMDKAGVKTGDLILSLDGKSTQDMDQDDISHMLKGVPGTTLKMVIKNPSTGVETAKIITREEINVKPVSYSGIVGNDIGYIRMTQFTENSGDAVSDAFTLLKKDHPTLKGVILDLRGNPGGLLDEAVLVANIFVDKNKVIVSTKGKVKNWDRDYKTEGNAIDARIPLAVLTNRSSASASEIVAGAMQDLDRGVIIGQRSFGKGLVQTTRPLPYNAKLKVTTAKYYTPSGRCIQAIDYSHRNDDGEVESVPDSLRKSFNTADGRKVRDGGGIEPDDAVDPTLLSQVTVTLLRRQYIFDYATQYYYSHPKIAAAGTFTLNEDDFTDFMHYLDGRNYSYKTRSEEALENFQATARKEKYYDAVSKEFDALQAKMKHDKKQDLLKNKTEIKHLLEEEISNRYYMQKGRIAQSLVTDNEVTEAVKVLHDSQRYQQLLH, encoded by the coding sequence ATGCGTGCATTTTTTCAAAGAAAGAGGAGGATTGTAGTGATATTGGTATTGCTTATCATAGGTGCTACCGGTATCAAAGCTTACAGTGATAAAGACAAATACTTTGAGATCGCTAAGAATCTGGACATCTTCGCAGCTTTCTACCGGGAGCTGAATACCTATTATGTAGACGACCTGCCCCCGGAAAAACTGATGCATAAAGGTATAGACGCCATCCTGGAAGAAACCGATCCATATACAGACTTCATTCCTGAAGAAAACCTGGATGAACTTAAATTCATGGCCACCGGTAAATACGGTGGTGTAGGTATCTCAGTCATCACCGACAGCATTCGCACCGTAGTGACTGATATCTACGAAGGCAGTCCGATGGACAAAGCCGGTGTGAAAACCGGTGACCTGATCCTGTCCCTGGATGGAAAATCTACCCAGGATATGGACCAGGACGACATCAGCCATATGCTGAAAGGCGTACCCGGCACTACCCTGAAAATGGTGATTAAAAACCCTTCCACAGGCGTAGAAACGGCCAAGATCATCACCCGCGAAGAGATCAATGTAAAGCCTGTAAGCTATTCAGGTATAGTAGGTAATGATATAGGGTATATCCGCATGACACAGTTTACTGAAAATAGCGGCGATGCCGTATCCGACGCCTTTACCCTGCTGAAAAAGGACCATCCGACACTGAAAGGCGTGATCCTGGACCTGCGTGGTAACCCCGGTGGCTTGCTGGACGAAGCTGTACTCGTGGCGAACATCTTTGTAGATAAGAACAAGGTGATTGTAAGCACAAAAGGAAAGGTAAAGAACTGGGACCGCGACTATAAAACAGAAGGCAACGCAATCGACGCCAGGATCCCACTGGCTGTTTTGACAAACCGCTCCTCTGCTTCCGCTTCAGAAATCGTAGCAGGTGCTATGCAGGATCTGGATCGTGGAGTGATCATCGGTCAGCGCTCTTTTGGTAAAGGGTTGGTACAAACTACCCGCCCGCTGCCCTACAATGCAAAACTGAAAGTTACAACTGCCAAATATTATACACCCAGTGGCCGCTGTATTCAGGCGATTGACTACTCCCACCGTAATGATGATGGAGAAGTTGAATCTGTGCCGGACAGCCTGCGTAAATCATTCAATACCGCTGATGGCCGTAAGGTACGTGATGGTGGAGGAATAGAGCCTGATGATGCAGTAGATCCAACGCTGCTCAGCCAGGTAACAGTGACCCTGCTGCGCAGACAGTACATCTTTGACTATGCTACACAGTATTACTATTCACATCCTAAGATTGCAGCAGCAGGTACCTTCACCCTGAATGAAGATGACTTTACCGACTTTATGCATTACCTGGATGGCAGGAATTATAGTTATAAAACCCGTTCGGAAGAAGCACTGGAAAACTTCCAGGCTACTGCCCGTAAAGAGAAATATTACGATGCCGTGTCTAAGGAATTCGACGCCCTGCAGGCTAAGATGAAGCACGACAAAAAGCAGGATCTGCTGAAGAATAAAACAGAGATCAAACACCTGCTGGAAGAAGAGATCTCTAACCGCTATTATATGCAGAAGGGTAGGATCGCACAGTCACTGGTAACGGATAATGAAGTGACTGAGGCGGTGAAAGTGCTGCATGATTCCCAGCGGTATCAGCAATTGCTGCATTGA